In Haloarchaeobius salinus, the sequence GGCCGACGAGCTGACCTACCACATGCACATCGTCGTCCGCTTCGAGATCGAGCGCGAGCTCATCTCGGGCGAACTCGACGTCGAGGACGTCCCCGAGGTCTGGAACGACAAGTACGAGCAGTACCTCGGCATCCGGCCCGACACCGACGCCGAGGGCTGCCTGCAGGACATCCACTGGAGCCACGGCTCCTTCGGCTACTTCCCGACGTACTCCCTCGGCTCGGTGCTCGCCGCACAGCTCTACGAGGCCGCCGAGGACGACCTCGGCAATCTGGACGAGCGCACCCGCGACGGCGAGTTCGAGGACCTCCACGGGTGGCTCACCGAACAGGTCCACCAGCACGGCTGCCTGTACACCACTGACGACCTCGTCCGCGAGGCGACGGGTGAGGGATTCACCGCCGACTACTTCCTCGACTACGTCACGGAGAAGTACGGCGCGCTCTACGACCTGAACTGACACCGAACCGAAGCGCTAACGTCCCCTGCCTCCCACCCCGCGAGCGTGCAACGACTCCGTTCCGCGGCCGCCGAGCTCAGGACGCCCGGCGGACGCGCTCGTCTGTTCGCCGTGCTGTCGCTCGTCTTTCTCGCGGTCGCCGTCGCCGGCTACGTGACGACGCCGACACAGCCAGTGCTGACCGTCGACGAGGAGCCGCCCGAGAACAACACGCTCGTCGCCGTCCAGGGCTACCAGGACGGCGGGAAGGCCCTGGAGGTCACGCCCGACGGCGAGGTGGCGTGGGAGTACACCGAGCCCGACGACGTGTTCGACCTCGAGCTGGTGAACGAGTCGACGGTGCAGGTGTCGACGGCGTCCACGGTCCCCGACTCGGAATGTCCCGAGCCGTACGCCAGTGACGGCTACGACGGCTGCGTGCGGAACGCGCTCCAGCACGTCGACCGCGGCACGAACGACGTGGTCTGGGAGTACGCCTGGTACGACGTGGAGAAGCACGAGCACGAGCTGCACGACGCCGACCGGTACGTCGTCGATGGCGAGGCGCGCTACGTGATGGCCGACATGGGCAACGACCGCGTGTTCGCCGTCGACCACGACGGGAACGTGCTCTGGGAGTGGTACGCCACGGACGACTACGAGATGCCCGACGGGATGGGCCCGGAGGGCGACTGGACGCACGTGAACGACGTGGACCGGGTCGAGCCGGGCGTGTTCCAGATCAGCCTGCGGAACTTCGACACGGTCGCCAACCTGCACGTCGACGACAACGGCTCCGTCTCTGTCGAGCCCGTGGTCGGCCCGAACGACTTCCACGCCGACGACGAGGGGCCGCTGTACGAGCAGCACAACCCCGACCGGCTCGCGGACGGCTCGCTCATCGTCGCCGACAGCGAGCACGACCGCATCGTCGAGTTCGGCCCCGACGGCGAGATCGTCTGGGAGGTCGGCGGCAGCGCCAAGTTCGACTGGCCGCGCGACGGCGACCGGCTCCCGGACGGCGACACGCTCGTCACCGACTCCTACAACGACCGCGTCGTGGAGGTGACCCCCGACGGTGAGGTCGTCTGGGCGGTGCACGTCGGCAACCTGGTCTACGAGGCCGACCGCGTCACCACGCCGGCGACCGCGAGCGACGGGAGCAACCCGCGGCCGTCGGCCACCCAGGGCGACTTCGAGTCCTCGATGAACGACGCGAACGTCGTCTCGGAGTACCTCGCGTTCGGCATCGCCGTCTCGAAGTACGTCCTGCCCTACGCCGTCGCCGAACAGCTGTACTGGCTGCTCGGCGCTGTCTTCTCGCTGCTGCTCGCGGGCGTCGAGCGCTACCGGGCGTCGTCGCGCTCGCTGTCGCTGCCGTCGCGCTGACCGTCCCCGTCGCGCTCCCGACGGACGAGCAGCGCCTCGAGGTCGTCCAGCAGGTCCGGCAGCACCAGCCGTGCGTCGGGGTCGAACGCGAACAGCGTCCCGTCCGCCGGGTCACCACCGGGGGCGACGTAGACGAGCGTCTCGTCGTCGGTCGCGACGACCACGCTCGCCGGCTCCGTGCCGTCCACGTCGAGCGCACGGCCGAGCCGCCGACACCGGGCTCGTGCGTCGCCCGCCGACGGCTCGTCCGACCCGTCCCGCTCGTAGACCACGGTCACCGCGTCGTCCACGCGGTGGGCGACGGTCCGGAGGCCGAACTCGCTCCGGGTGCGGACGAGCCGGACGAGCAGGTCGTCCGTGTACGGGGCGACGCCCGCGATAGCGGCAAGCTCCTCGGTGCGGGTACCGCCCTGGCGGTGGAGGCGCTGCATGTACGCCAGCGCGAGGTCCTTGGCCTCCGCGAGGGTCTCCGTGCGGCCCAGCGTCAGCGGCGTCCAGTAGTCGTCGCCGAACAGCCGGTGGACGCGGACGAGGTAGCCACTCGCGGTCATCTCGCTGGCGCGGCCGCTGTGGGAGTCGTACCGCGGGAGGATGCTCAGTGCCAGCTCGCGTGGCTCGTGGAAGTACTCGGCACCGTTCCGCCCCTCGTACTCGCGGACCCAGCCCGGCGGCAGGTCCGCGTCCATCTACAGGACCTTCCGCTGGCAGGTCCCACAGAGGTTCTCCTCCTTCACGTCGACCTCGCGGACCGTCGGGGAGAAGTTCATCACACAGCGCTTGTTGTCGCAGTGTTCGAGGCCCATCGTGTGGCCGATCTCGTGGACGATCTCCTTGCGGATACGGTCCTCGAAGATGTCCTCGGAGCTGCGGTTCGAGAAGCCGCCGTCGCTGGAGGTCTGGAGCCGGTACGTCGAGACGACGCTCCCGCTCCCGTCGAGGTAGGCGAGGCCGAACACGTAGTTCCGCCGGCGATAGAACAGGTCCTTCGGCGTGATGCCGATGTTCTTCTCGCCCGTCCCGACCTGCTCCGCGAGCTGGATGAACTCCTCGGCGGAGTACTGCTTCCTGTTCTGGTCGTACGCGTCGCTCGGGAGCGGCTGTGGCTCGTGGATCGTCACGTCACAGTCGTACACCGACCTGAGTCCCTCCGAAGCCGCACGCTTGACGGCGGCGGAGACGTCCCCGACGGGGACGATGTCGACGAGCATGGAAAACCGTAAGACTGCCCGGGCTATAAATATCCCGCCGTGGTCCCCGACTCGACCCCCGCGCTGGTCGATCGACTCGCCCGCTTCGAGCGGGTCGTCGAGGTGGGTGTGGGCAACCGGGCCGACGTGGCCAGCGGACTCGCCGAACGGGGTGTCTCCGTCACCGCGACGGACGTCCACGACCGACCGGTTCCCCCCGGCGTACGCTTCGTCCGCGACGACGTCACCGACCCCGACCCGTCGGTGTACGCCGACGCCGAGGCCGTCTACGCGCTGAACTGCCCGCCCGAGCTGCAGCGCGCTGTCGCCGCGGTCGCCCGCGAGGCCGGGGCCGCCTGCTTTCTCACCACGCTCGGCGGCGACCCCACGGCGGTTCCGGCGACGCCCGAGATGCTTCCGGGCGACACCCTGTTCGTCGTCGACGACGGACCCGGACGACGGTGATGACCGCCCGTGACGGGCGTCCGGTAGGTCCATTACCCGGGGGCACAGATGGCGAGGCATGCAGGTGGACACGGTCGTCCTCGACGTCGACGGCGTGCTCGTCGATGTCTCCGACTCCTACCGGCGTGCCATCGTGGACGCCGTCGAGCACGTCTACGGCGAGACAATCGACCGTGCGGACGTGCAGGCGTTCAAGGACGCCGAGGGGTTCAACAACGACTGGGAGCTGACGTACGCGGCCGCGCTGTTCGTCCTCGCGAAACGGGAGGGACTCGAACTCACCCTCGAGGAGTTCACCGGCGAGATACGCGAACACGGCGGCGGGCTCGAGGCGGCCGAGCTCGTCGTCGGCAGCGAGGTCGGCGCGAAGGCGCTCGACGCCGTCCACGGGGCGTGGGACACCGAGCGCCTGCGGGACGTGTTCCAGCAGCTCTACCTCGGCAGCGACCGCTACCGCGAGCTCGAGGGCGGCGAGCCGGACATGGACCACGCGGGCTACATCGAGGACGAGCCCATCATCGCCACTCCCGAGACAGTCGAGACGCTGACGGCGAACTGGAACGTCGGTATCGTCACCGGCCGCCCCGCCGCCGAGGCCGACATCGCGCTGGAGCGTGTGGGCCTCGACGTCCCCGACGAGCACCGCTTCACGATGGACGACTGGGAGGCCGGCAAGCCCGACCCCCACGCGCTCGTCACGCTCGCCGAGCGCTTCGAGTCGGACTCGCTCGTCTTCGTCGGCGACACCATCGACGACGTCCAGACCGCACGCAACGCCGCCGCCGAGGACGGCAGCCGCGAGTACCACGCCGTCGGCGTGCTCAGCGGCGGCCTCTCCGGCGTCTCCGGCAAGGAGAAGTTCGTCGCCTACGGTGCGGAGGCCATCCTCGACGACGTGACGCTCCTGCCCGACCTGCTGGAGACGTAATCGCCCGCCGACGGCTAGCCAGCCTTTTGTATCACCGTCGCCCAGCCCCACCTGATGGGTACCCGACTTCGACGACTCGGATGGGCGCTCCCGATCGGCATCGCTCCCGCCGCGGTCGGCGGGGCGACGCTCAGTCCCCCCGACCCGTTCACGAACATCGCCTACGTCGCTGCGGCCTTCGCCGTCACGCTCCTGCTCGGCTACCACGTCGCGACCATCGAGACCCCCGCCGACGAGGCGTCGCCGGACCCCGACCGCCTCTGGCTGTTCGCCGGCACGCTCCTCGTGTTCCTCATCGTCGCCGGTGCGGTCTTCACCCGCGTCGAGGCCGGCCT encodes:
- a CDS encoding UPF0146 family protein, translating into MVPDSTPALVDRLARFERVVEVGVGNRADVASGLAERGVSVTATDVHDRPVPPGVRFVRDDVTDPDPSVYADAEAVYALNCPPELQRAVAAVAREAGAACFLTTLGGDPTAVPATPEMLPGDTLFVVDDGPGRR
- a CDS encoding archaemetzincin family Zn-dependent metalloprotease; protein product: MLVDIVPVGDVSAAVKRAASEGLRSVYDCDVTIHEPQPLPSDAYDQNRKQYSAEEFIQLAEQVGTGEKNIGITPKDLFYRRRNYVFGLAYLDGSGSVVSTYRLQTSSDGGFSNRSSEDIFEDRIRKEIVHEIGHTMGLEHCDNKRCVMNFSPTVREVDVKEENLCGTCQRKVL
- a CDS encoding TIGR01548 family HAD-type hydrolase translates to MQVDTVVLDVDGVLVDVSDSYRRAIVDAVEHVYGETIDRADVQAFKDAEGFNNDWELTYAAALFVLAKREGLELTLEEFTGEIREHGGGLEAAELVVGSEVGAKALDAVHGAWDTERLRDVFQQLYLGSDRYRELEGGEPDMDHAGYIEDEPIIATPETVETLTANWNVGIVTGRPAAEADIALERVGLDVPDEHRFTMDDWEAGKPDPHALVTLAERFESDSLVFVGDTIDDVQTARNAAAEDGSREYHAVGVLSGGLSGVSGKEKFVAYGAEAILDDVTLLPDLLET